A genomic segment from Paenibacillus sp. FSL K6-1096 encodes:
- a CDS encoding spore germination protein: protein MDKSKPSKSPAASAKPISPKLQDNISEIQSRLGNSPDLVIRTYDLINRSGRVAAIYMSGITDKDMVEHFISHVMSFQTRHDGELLAVTPQEVYAYIKENALSIGKEKLVSDINGLLEALLSGDTIMLVDGQEGGVSGSTSGGEVRAVTEAGTQVAIRGSKESFTETLSTNIALVRKIIKNPDLWTETMKLGDITHTDITLMYIRGVADDEMIQVFKDKLKSIEVDSILESGYIEQIVEDNKYSPFPTLFNTERPDSVAANLLDGRIAIFVDGTPFVLIAPTTFFMFFHTVEDYYQRYDISSLIRMLRFVCLIISLYGPAIFVAALNFHQEMIPTPLLINLASQREGVPFPAFVEAILMEVTFEIIREAGVRMPSPIGQTVSIIGGLVLGTAAVQAGIVSPAMVIVVSLTGISSFATPAFNMALSIRMLRFVIMAVAAFMGLYGIAISTIILIAHLCSLRSLGVPYMTPMGPFVPENLRDTFIRSPQSFMKLRPRLRKNSRNTPASPATGASKRKSDES from the coding sequence ATGGATAAGTCTAAACCGTCTAAGTCGCCTGCCGCGTCTGCTAAGCCAATCTCCCCTAAGCTCCAAGATAATATCAGCGAGATTCAATCCAGACTGGGGAACAGTCCCGATCTTGTCATTCGCACCTATGATTTGATTAATAGAAGCGGACGTGTCGCAGCGATATATATGTCCGGAATTACTGACAAGGATATGGTTGAGCACTTCATTAGTCATGTAATGTCCTTTCAGACCAGGCATGACGGCGAGCTGCTTGCTGTCACCCCGCAGGAGGTCTATGCCTACATCAAAGAGAACGCCCTGAGCATCGGCAAAGAGAAGCTGGTCAGCGACATCAACGGGCTGCTGGAAGCGCTGCTGTCGGGCGATACGATTATGCTGGTGGACGGGCAGGAGGGAGGCGTCAGCGGCAGCACCAGCGGCGGAGAGGTCAGAGCGGTTACGGAGGCGGGAACCCAGGTCGCGATCCGCGGCTCGAAGGAGAGCTTCACAGAGACCCTGAGCACGAATATCGCTTTGGTCCGCAAAATCATCAAGAATCCCGATCTGTGGACCGAAACGATGAAGCTGGGCGATATCACCCACACCGACATCACACTGATGTATATCCGCGGTGTTGCCGATGATGAGATGATCCAGGTGTTCAAAGACAAGCTTAAGAGCATCGAGGTCGATTCAATCCTGGAGTCGGGCTATATTGAGCAGATCGTGGAGGACAACAAGTACTCCCCGTTCCCTACACTGTTCAATACGGAACGCCCCGACAGCGTGGCAGCCAACCTGCTGGACGGCCGGATTGCCATCTTCGTGGACGGAACTCCGTTTGTGCTGATTGCCCCGACCACGTTCTTCATGTTCTTTCATACGGTGGAGGATTACTATCAGCGCTATGATATCTCCTCACTAATCCGGATGCTGCGGTTTGTGTGCCTAATTATTTCTTTGTACGGCCCGGCAATTTTCGTCGCAGCCCTCAACTTCCATCAGGAGATGATCCCGACCCCGCTGCTGATCAACCTGGCGTCCCAGCGCGAAGGTGTGCCGTTCCCCGCCTTCGTCGAAGCAATTCTGATGGAGGTTACGTTCGAGATAATCCGTGAAGCGGGGGTCCGGATGCCTTCGCCGATCGGCCAGACCGTGTCGATTATCGGAGGTCTGGTGCTCGGGACCGCAGCAGTGCAGGCGGGAATTGTCTCTCCAGCCATGGTCATTGTGGTCTCGCTGACCGGGATCTCCAGCTTCGCCACGCCTGCCTTCAATATGGCGTTATCCATCCGGATGCTGCGCTTCGTCATTATGGCGGTTGCCGCGTTCATGGGGCTATACGGCATCGCAATCAGCACCATTATTCTGATCGCCCACCTGTGCAGTCTGCGTTCCCTTGGTGTACCCTATATGACGCCGATGGGGCCGTTTGTCCCCGAGAACCTGCGGGATACCTTCATCCGCTCGCCACAGAGCTTCATGAAGCTCAGACCGCGTCTGCGGAAGAACAGCCGCAACACCCCGGCTTCTCCGGCTACAGGGGCCTCCAAGAGGAAATCCGATGAATCTTAA
- a CDS encoding NAD(P)/FAD-dependent oxidoreductase, translated as MNDALELYDVTIIGGGPAGMYTAFYSGMRDLKTKLIEAKEELGGRMLIYPEKMIWDVGGVTPTLCRQLIDQLAEQARTFDPTIVLGQQIIHQARQEDGTYILTSSTGEQHWTRTIILTIGYGILQMAKLEIEGADRYEVTNLHYTVQELEPFRGKRVLISGGGNSAVDWANELEGIAASVTVVHRRDQFGGHEKNIARMKESSVEVRTPYAVSQLHSSNGAEIDQVTISHVETGEQEQFEVDAVIVNHGLKSDFGPLREWGLDMGEWCANVSGKLETNLPGVFAAGDFVNYESKVRLIAGTFTDAVLALNSAKLYIDPQAEKVAYVSSHNERFKEKNKALGVTDDH; from the coding sequence ATGAACGACGCATTGGAATTATACGACGTAACGATTATTGGCGGGGGTCCCGCAGGTATGTATACGGCTTTTTACAGCGGAATGCGGGATCTGAAGACGAAGCTGATCGAAGCGAAGGAAGAGCTGGGCGGAAGAATGCTGATCTACCCGGAGAAAATGATCTGGGATGTCGGCGGCGTCACCCCCACCCTCTGCCGCCAGTTAATTGACCAGCTGGCCGAGCAGGCGCGGACCTTCGATCCCACGATCGTGCTCGGCCAGCAGATTATTCATCAGGCCCGGCAGGAGGACGGAACTTATATTCTGACCTCGTCCACGGGCGAGCAGCACTGGACCCGGACGATTATTCTGACGATCGGCTACGGCATTCTGCAGATGGCCAAGCTGGAAATTGAGGGTGCAGACCGCTATGAGGTGACGAACCTGCACTACACCGTGCAGGAGCTGGAGCCCTTCCGGGGCAAGCGCGTGCTGATCTCGGGCGGCGGCAACTCAGCTGTGGACTGGGCAAATGAGCTGGAGGGCATTGCCGCAAGCGTTACGGTAGTGCACCGCCGGGATCAGTTCGGCGGGCATGAGAAGAATATTGCCCGCATGAAGGAATCCTCGGTCGAGGTGCGCACGCCGTACGCGGTCAGCCAGCTGCACAGCAGCAATGGCGCCGAGATTGACCAGGTGACGATCAGCCACGTGGAGACCGGCGAGCAGGAGCAGTTTGAGGTGGATGCCGTCATCGTGAACCACGGGCTCAAAAGCGACTTCGGTCCGCTCAGAGAATGGGGCCTGGATATGGGCGAATGGTGCGCGAACGTCAGCGGCAAGCTGGAGACGAATCTGCCGGGCGTGTTCGCCGCCGGTGATTTCGTGAATTATGAGAGCAAGGTAAGACTGATTGCCGGAACCTTCACCGATGCGGTGCTGGCGCTTAACAGTGCGAAGCTGTATATCGACCCGCAGGCGGAGAAGGTAGCCTACGTCTCCTCGCATAATGAACGCTTTAAGGAGAAGAATAAGGCGCTTGGCGTCACCGATGACCACTAG
- a CDS encoding iron ABC transporter permease yields the protein MQSVKNPFSEEARLRKGLTVISVLAVLIVVMFIISVNTGYIRLTPQELLHTMLGRGTEKQELILFQFRLPRIVISLLIGAALAVSGAVMQGVFRNDLADPGILGINSGAGLMVMLLVSFYPTTSAAPVYLLPVIAFAGAAGTAALIYSLAYKRHEGIAPVRLLLTGVAVAAGMSAAMIVLTLRLDPEKYQFVATWLAGSIWGTSWKFVLTLLPWVVILLPYVFYKARVMNVLHLGEQTATGLGADVKREQFRLLAAAVGLAASSVAVSGGIGFVGLVGPHLARRLVGPKHQLMLPVSALLGALLVMAADTIGRWILQPSEVPTGIVVAVIGAPYFLYLLARAKS from the coding sequence ATGCAGAGTGTAAAGAACCCGTTCTCTGAAGAGGCCAGACTCAGGAAGGGTCTGACCGTGATAAGTGTATTGGCCGTTCTGATTGTTGTTATGTTCATTATAAGTGTGAATACAGGATACATAAGGCTGACCCCGCAGGAACTGCTTCATACCATGCTTGGCCGGGGGACGGAGAAGCAGGAGCTGATTCTGTTCCAGTTCCGGCTCCCGCGGATCGTGATCTCGCTGCTGATTGGTGCCGCTCTGGCAGTGTCCGGCGCAGTGATGCAGGGAGTGTTCCGCAACGATCTGGCTGATCCGGGCATTCTTGGCATTAATTCCGGAGCCGGGCTGATGGTTATGCTGTTGGTCTCGTTCTATCCGACGACCTCAGCCGCCCCCGTCTATCTGCTGCCGGTTATTGCTTTTGCCGGGGCGGCCGGGACGGCTGCGCTGATCTACAGCCTTGCCTATAAGCGGCATGAGGGGATTGCCCCGGTTCGTCTGCTGCTGACCGGTGTTGCCGTCGCAGCGGGAATGAGCGCGGCGATGATCGTGCTGACGCTGCGCCTGGACCCGGAGAAATACCAGTTCGTCGCCACCTGGCTAGCGGGCAGCATTTGGGGCACAAGCTGGAAGTTCGTCCTGACCCTGCTCCCCTGGGTGGTCATTCTTCTGCCTTATGTCTTCTATAAGGCAAGGGTGATGAATGTGCTGCATCTGGGTGAGCAGACGGCCACCGGGCTCGGCGCAGATGTGAAGCGCGAGCAGTTCCGGCTGCTGGCGGCAGCGGTCGGGCTGGCCGCCTCCAGCGTAGCGGTCAGCGGCGGCATCGGCTTCGTCGGGCTGGTCGGCCCGCATCTGGCCAGACGCCTGGTCGGGCCGAAGCATCAGTTGATGCTGCCTGTCTCGGCGCTGCTCGGAGCGCTGCTTGTCATGGCGGCCGATACGATCGGACGCTGGATTCTCCAGCCGTCGGAGGTTCCGACCGGTATTGTAGTGGCGGTAATCGGCGCTCCTTATTTCCTGTATCTTCTGGCCCGTGCCAAATCCTAA
- a CDS encoding iron ABC transporter permease, protein MNQQAVSGSGLDRKPEPLKLRSRPLAATLILIGGLIVLALGIAVSVSFGAADIKLSVVWTAIFHFNPDITEHQIIRELRLPRVLGGVMVGASFAVAGAIMQGMTRNPLADSGLMGINAGAGFALAVCFAFFPAVPFMYLILYSFLGAGAGAGIVYGIGSLAKGGLTPARLVLAGAALSALLTALSEGIALYFRIGQDLAFWYAGGLAGTKWIQLQVMSPWVIATILGAVALSRSITMLSLGEDVARGLGQRTGLVKLAGTLIVLILAGASVAIVGAVGFVGLIIPHLTRYLVGVDYRWIIPCSAVLGALLVVAADLSARMINPPHETPVGAIIALIGVPFFLYLARKERREL, encoded by the coding sequence ATGAATCAACAGGCAGTGTCCGGGAGCGGGCTTGACCGGAAGCCGGAGCCGCTGAAGCTGCGGTCCCGCCCCTTGGCGGCAACCTTGATCCTGATCGGCGGACTGATCGTGCTGGCGCTGGGGATTGCAGTGTCCGTCTCGTTCGGGGCAGCGGATATCAAGCTTTCGGTCGTATGGACCGCAATTTTTCATTTCAATCCGGATATTACAGAGCATCAGATTATCCGGGAGCTAAGGCTGCCCCGGGTGCTGGGCGGGGTGATGGTGGGTGCGAGCTTCGCCGTGGCGGGAGCCATCATGCAGGGAATGACCCGCAATCCGCTGGCGGATTCGGGACTGATGGGCATTAACGCAGGCGCCGGTTTTGCGCTGGCAGTCTGCTTTGCATTTTTTCCGGCTGTGCCGTTTATGTATCTGATTCTGTATTCCTTCCTCGGGGCGGGTGCCGGAGCAGGAATCGTCTACGGAATAGGCTCATTGGCCAAAGGCGGGCTGACCCCGGCGCGCCTGGTATTGGCCGGTGCCGCCCTCAGTGCACTGCTCACGGCGCTGAGTGAGGGCATCGCGCTGTATTTCCGGATCGGACAAGACCTTGCCTTCTGGTATGCCGGCGGCCTTGCCGGAACGAAATGGATCCAGCTCCAGGTAATGTCGCCCTGGGTCATTGCCACCATCCTTGGCGCGGTGGCTCTCTCCCGTTCGATTACGATGCTCAGTCTGGGGGAGGATGTTGCCAGAGGGCTGGGGCAGCGGACCGGGCTGGTCAAGCTGGCCGGGACGCTGATCGTCCTGATTCTGGCCGGAGCCTCGGTTGCCATTGTTGGCGCAGTAGGGTTTGTCGGCCTGATTATTCCCCATCTGACACGCTACCTCGTAGGGGTGGATTACCGGTGGATTATTCCCTGCTCGGCAGTGCTGGGTGCGCTGCTGGTGGTTGCGGCCGATCTGAGCGCCCGGATGATTAATCCGCCGCATGAGACGCCGGTGGGTGCTATCATTGCGCTGATCGGAGTACCGTTCTTCCTGTATCTGGCCCGCAAAGAAAGAAGGGAGCTGTGA
- a CDS encoding oleate hydratase, with the protein MGTYQRIHPRVKEGIASRKAYLVGGGIGSLSAAAFLIRDGHMPGRNIHILEQSAVYGGSMDGAGNAKDGYSARGGREIEEHFECFMELFGFIPSLTNPDRTVLDEFRELNLAEPIESHCRLVEKQGTPADFSTLGLSTAHSLQLGKLALATEERLGAVTIEQFFDPSFLETNFWYFWRSMFAFENWHSVVEVKRYMERFMHLISGMNRLKGILHTEYNQFDSLILPLMKWLEREGVHFDKNHQVTDLTLDLTGGEKVVTAIELLVNGLQRRIAVARGDLVMVTNGSMTENSTLGDLHHPAVLNRSVTERGCWSLWEKLAAKSPDFGRPEVFCGDIDKSKWLSFTITLTDDEIVFPHLLELTGDAPGMGGVVTIKDSGWMMSWTAPKQPHFINQPDNVKVLWAYGLFPDAEGDYVHKKMSDCTGAELLEELCYHMGLADRIPEILEHTVNVIPCMMPYITSQFMPRVAGDRPQVVPQGSVNLAFLGQFAEVPDDCVFTVEYSVRSAMMAVYELLKLEKEVIPVHPSKYDIRVLLTAVRTCLGNKPLPLDKTLGELLAGTLISKLI; encoded by the coding sequence ATGGGTACATATCAGAGAATTCATCCCCGGGTGAAGGAAGGCATCGCTTCGCGCAAGGCATATCTGGTTGGAGGCGGAATCGGCTCCCTGTCGGCGGCGGCGTTCCTGATCCGTGACGGGCATATGCCCGGCCGGAATATTCATATTCTGGAGCAGTCGGCGGTATACGGCGGTTCGATGGACGGGGCGGGCAATGCCAAGGACGGCTACAGCGCCCGGGGCGGACGCGAGATTGAGGAGCATTTCGAGTGCTTCATGGAGCTGTTCGGCTTCATTCCATCACTGACTAACCCGGACCGGACGGTGCTGGATGAATTCCGCGAGCTGAATCTGGCCGAACCGATTGAATCGCATTGCCGCCTGGTCGAGAAGCAGGGCACCCCCGCCGATTTCTCCACGCTTGGCCTCTCCACCGCACATTCCCTGCAACTGGGTAAGCTGGCGCTGGCTACCGAGGAGCGGCTGGGGGCGGTGACAATTGAGCAGTTTTTTGACCCGAGCTTCCTGGAGACGAACTTCTGGTACTTCTGGCGGTCGATGTTCGCGTTCGAGAACTGGCACAGTGTGGTTGAGGTCAAGCGTTACATGGAGCGGTTCATGCACCTGATCTCGGGAATGAACCGGCTGAAGGGCATTCTGCATACCGAATACAACCAGTTCGATTCGCTGATTCTGCCTCTCATGAAGTGGCTGGAGCGGGAGGGCGTTCATTTTGACAAAAATCATCAGGTCACCGATCTCACGCTGGACCTGACCGGCGGGGAGAAGGTGGTTACCGCTATAGAGCTGCTGGTGAACGGATTGCAGAGACGCATCGCTGTTGCCCGCGGGGATCTGGTCATGGTTACGAACGGCTCGATGACAGAGAATTCGACGCTGGGTGATCTGCATCATCCGGCTGTGCTGAACCGCTCTGTGACGGAGCGCGGCTGCTGGAGCCTATGGGAAAAGCTTGCCGCGAAATCCCCGGATTTCGGCCGTCCTGAGGTGTTCTGCGGCGATATCGACAAGTCGAAGTGGCTGTCATTCACGATTACTCTGACCGATGATGAGATTGTCTTCCCGCATCTGCTGGAGCTGACTGGAGATGCGCCAGGGATGGGCGGCGTAGTTACGATCAAGGATTCGGGCTGGATGATGTCCTGGACCGCACCGAAGCAGCCGCATTTCATTAATCAGCCGGACAATGTGAAGGTCCTCTGGGCGTACGGCCTGTTCCCGGATGCTGAAGGCGACTATGTTCATAAGAAAATGAGCGACTGCACCGGAGCCGAGCTGCTGGAGGAATTGTGCTACCATATGGGCCTCGCGGACCGCATTCCCGAGATTCTGGAGCATACCGTTAACGTTATTCCGTGCATGATGCCCTACATTACATCCCAGTTCATGCCGCGTGTTGCCGGGGACCGTCCGCAGGTGGTGCCGCAGGGCAGCGTGAATCTGGCCTTCCTCGGCCAGTTCGCCGAAGTCCCGGACGATTGCGTCTTCACGGTGGAATATTCGGTCCGCTCGGCCATGATGGCGGTGTATGAGCTTTTGAAGCTGGAAAAAGAAGTGATCCCCGTCCACCCGAGCAAATACGATATCCGGGTCCTGCTGACCGCTGTGCGTACCTGTCTCGGCAACAAGCCGCTGCCGCTGGACAAGACGCTCGGCGAGCTGCTGGCCGGAACGTTGATCTCTAAGCTGATCTAA
- a CDS encoding TetR/AcrR family transcriptional regulator C-terminal domain-containing protein — MSSSLLTKNALARSLKKLMLTTPLNKITIQQLTADCGVTRHTFYNHFQDIYELLGWIYKLEVIEGLDQYCCIAGWKQGFLSVLRYTVDNKTMCLNTFHSLGREHLEQFLYGVIYRVMIRVVEELDEREETSRALITEQVRMQARLDFADFYTLAILEQVIHWLRAGANSDPAGLVDKVGRIMDGSIARGLAHYWSAAIPAEK; from the coding sequence ATGTCGAGTTCACTCTTAACCAAGAACGCTTTAGCCCGGTCTCTCAAAAAGCTGATGCTCACCACCCCCCTCAACAAAATAACCATCCAGCAGCTGACCGCAGATTGCGGGGTGACGCGGCATACCTTCTATAATCATTTTCAGGATATCTATGAGCTGCTTGGCTGGATCTACAAATTAGAGGTCATCGAAGGGCTGGACCAATACTGCTGCATTGCCGGCTGGAAGCAGGGGTTCTTAAGTGTGCTGCGCTATACGGTAGACAACAAAACCATGTGTCTGAACACCTTCCATTCCCTGGGGCGCGAGCATCTGGAGCAGTTCCTGTACGGCGTTATCTATCGCGTGATGATCCGGGTGGTGGAGGAGCTGGACGAGCGGGAGGAGACCAGCCGGGCGCTCATTACGGAGCAGGTGAGGATGCAGGCCAGGCTGGATTTTGCCGATTTCTATACGCTGGCGATTCTTGAACAGGTGATTCACTGGCTCCGGGCAGGGGCCAACTCCGATCCGGCGGGACTAGTGGACAAAGTGGGGCGGATTATGGACGGCAGCATCGCCCGGGGGCTTGCGCATTACTGGTCGGCTGCCATTCCGGCTGAGAAATGA
- a CDS encoding metallophosphoesterase family protein — MRTLVISDIHGCIEEFNLLLRRADYNPSRDQLILLGDYVDRGPDSRAVVEEVKRLAEDEGVIVLRGNHDQMALDALAGEDDKRDTHWITNGGFQTLLSYCGGRDSVLLHPDSGWKDYTEMKQFMRTEYKEHLDFLGSLPFYYETDTHLFVHAGIDPSLADWRSQREYDFIWIREPFYNHPVTSTEKTVVFGHTSTVDLQDGAGVWFSPLGDKIGIDGGCVYGEQLNCLEISDAGYKTYSVRLGERE, encoded by the coding sequence ATGAGAACGTTAGTGATTAGTGACATCCACGGCTGTATAGAAGAATTCAACCTGCTGCTCCGCCGCGCGGACTATAACCCCTCCAGGGATCAATTGATTCTGTTGGGCGATTATGTGGACAGAGGGCCGGACAGCAGAGCGGTCGTAGAGGAGGTGAAGCGGCTTGCCGAAGATGAGGGGGTTATTGTGCTGCGGGGCAATCATGACCAGATGGCGTTAGATGCGCTGGCGGGTGAAGATGACAAGCGGGATACCCACTGGATTACGAATGGGGGATTCCAGACCCTGCTGAGCTATTGCGGAGGCCGGGATTCCGTCCTGCTGCACCCGGATTCAGGCTGGAAGGACTATACGGAGATGAAGCAATTCATGCGTACTGAGTATAAGGAGCATCTGGATTTCCTGGGCTCGCTGCCCTTCTACTATGAGACGGATACCCATCTGTTCGTCCATGCAGGAATAGATCCTTCTCTAGCCGATTGGCGGAGCCAGCGGGAGTATGATTTTATCTGGATCCGGGAGCCGTTCTATAATCATCCTGTAACTTCTACGGAGAAGACGGTTGTGTTCGGCCATACCTCTACGGTGGATCTGCAGGACGGGGCAGGTGTCTGGTTCAGTCCGCTGGGCGACAAAATCGGCATCGACGGCGGCTGTGTATACGGTGAGCAGCTGAACTGCCTGGAAATTAGCGATGCAGGATATAAGACCTATTCAGTCCGGCTCGGCGAGCGGGAGTAA
- a CDS encoding sigma-70 family RNA polymerase sigma factor yields the protein MQQWIEQAQKGDAEAFRQLTEHVRGMAYVVAYDRLGDVQLAEDAVQEAFIEAYMHLGSLQEPAAFPGWFKTIVVRQCHRLLRRKAQVLLPLEAAEHVAGAAPGAQEVAERREWTGVLHRCVAELPPKLRIPLQLFYFYGYSVQEIAGYLGISAAALKKRLYDGRRKLKGALPVADLAAAFHLLHEGGARMLHIVNGDSVGDKLKQGIVQGEVLVWREIYPAGPIFIDPAEEQARKLRAEVLQSTMGIPSAEYMAGCEEQERRISGFRQYDEVVLWFEHDLFDQSMLAYLLDWFNGQKLGKTKLSLLCIGEFPGIEPFHGLGQLTADQLGALRGTWQNIGRRELTLGSGLWQAYAASNPGTLADYLEQHREELAGTALAFAYDAFQTHLSRLPSVENGLGIAEQTTLQAVASGTDTPLKLFRQVTDELHRLGMGDTEYWKILRSLTAGGNPLLRIDGVAEVTDYRQVPDFLNRSVRLTALGEQVLAGDADRVLRQGIDEWYGGLHLQGHNASWRWDSAAGRPVPAQAE from the coding sequence ATGCAACAGTGGATCGAACAGGCGCAGAAGGGTGATGCGGAAGCCTTCCGGCAGCTGACGGAGCATGTGCGGGGGATGGCTTATGTCGTGGCTTATGACCGGCTGGGCGATGTTCAGCTGGCAGAGGATGCCGTGCAGGAAGCATTCATTGAAGCTTATATGCACCTCGGCAGCCTCCAGGAGCCGGCGGCGTTCCCGGGATGGTTCAAGACGATTGTCGTCAGGCAATGCCACCGGCTGCTGCGGCGGAAGGCTCAGGTGCTGCTGCCTCTGGAGGCGGCGGAGCATGTCGCCGGGGCTGCACCAGGCGCTCAGGAAGTGGCGGAACGCCGGGAATGGACGGGAGTGCTGCACCGCTGTGTGGCCGAATTGCCGCCCAAGCTGCGAATTCCGCTTCAGCTGTTCTACTTCTATGGGTACTCGGTGCAGGAGATTGCGGGTTATCTGGGCATTTCAGCCGCTGCACTCAAAAAAAGGCTGTACGACGGCAGACGCAAGCTGAAGGGCGCTTTACCTGTTGCTGATCTGGCCGCCGCATTTCATCTGTTACATGAAGGGGGAGCGCGTATGCTGCATATTGTGAATGGTGATTCCGTAGGCGACAAGCTGAAGCAGGGTATTGTTCAGGGAGAGGTGCTGGTATGGAGAGAGATTTATCCGGCTGGCCCGATATTCATAGATCCGGCGGAAGAGCAGGCACGGAAGCTGCGGGCGGAGGTTCTGCAATCAACAATGGGCATTCCTTCGGCTGAATATATGGCGGGATGCGAGGAGCAGGAGCGCAGGATCAGCGGCTTCCGCCAGTATGATGAGGTGGTGCTGTGGTTCGAGCATGATCTGTTCGACCAGAGTATGCTGGCATATCTGCTAGACTGGTTCAATGGGCAAAAGCTTGGCAAAACGAAGCTGAGCCTGCTCTGCATCGGCGAATTCCCCGGGATTGAACCGTTCCATGGCCTGGGGCAGCTGACGGCAGACCAGCTTGGCGCCCTGCGCGGAACCTGGCAGAATATCGGGCGCAGGGAGCTTACGCTCGGCAGCGGACTGTGGCAGGCTTATGCAGCCTCAAATCCGGGCACGCTCGCCGATTATCTGGAGCAGCACAGGGAGGAGCTGGCAGGCACTGCGCTCGCTTTTGCCTATGACGCCTTCCAGACCCATCTCTCCCGGCTGCCTTCTGTTGAGAACGGCCTCGGGATCGCTGAACAGACCACCCTTCAAGCTGTGGCTAGCGGAACTGATACGCCGCTGAAGCTATTCCGGCAGGTGACGGATGAGCTGCACCGGCTGGGTATGGGCGACACGGAATACTGGAAAATCCTGCGTTCCCTGACGGCTGGCGGGAATCCGCTGCTGCGAATTGACGGAGTGGCAGAGGTTACAGATTACCGGCAAGTCCCGGACTTCCTGAACCGCAGCGTGAGACTGACAGCGCTGGGTGAGCAGGTGCTGGCTGGGGACGCGGACCGGGTGCTAAGACAAGGCATTGATGAATGGTACGGCGGCCTGCACCTGCAGGGGCATAACGCCTCCTGGCGCTGGGACAGCGCTGCGGGAAGGCCCGTACCGGCCCAAGCAGAATAG
- a CDS encoding RNA 2'-phosphotransferase codes for MDYMKLSKEVSYILRHAPWEYELELDEQGWVDIGQLLHALQQNKKWQPVQAEDLDKMIAASDKQRHEIVDGRIRALYGHSVPQKIIKQDAAPPSVLYHGTARQWVDTILHEGLKPMKRQYVHFSVDTDTAKLVGGRKDPSPVILTIDAGRAAADGIKFYHGNHNIWLADELPPEFISVLGAAE; via the coding sequence ATGGACTATATGAAGCTTAGTAAAGAGGTGTCATACATTCTGCGTCATGCGCCGTGGGAGTATGAGCTGGAATTGGATGAACAGGGATGGGTGGATATTGGGCAGCTGCTCCATGCCTTGCAGCAGAACAAGAAGTGGCAGCCGGTCCAAGCGGAGGATCTGGATAAGATGATCGCAGCATCGGACAAGCAGCGGCATGAGATTGTGGACGGGCGGATTAGGGCGCTGTACGGGCACTCTGTTCCGCAAAAAATCATCAAACAGGACGCAGCCCCGCCCTCCGTTCTGTACCACGGAACCGCCCGGCAATGGGTGGACACGATTCTGCATGAGGGTCTGAAGCCGATGAAGAGACAGTATGTCCATTTCTCGGTGGATACGGATACCGCCAAGCTGGTGGGAGGACGCAAGGACCCGAGTCCTGTGATCTTAACCATCGATGCCGGACGGGCCGCCGCTGACGGGATCAAATTCTACCATGGCAATCATAACATATGGTTGGCAGACGAGCTTCCGCCGGAGTTCATCTCCGTCCTTGGAGCCGCGGAATAG
- the sigF gene encoding RNA polymerase sporulation sigma factor SigF, producing the protein MDAEAKKAPPTYLDDAEVKRLIALSQAGDHTARDTLVNCNIRLVWSVVQRFMNRGYEPDDLFQIGCIGLLKSVDKFDLSYEVKFSTYAVPMIIGEIQRFLRDDGTLKVSRSLKEMANKVRKMKDEMSKTLDRLPTIGEVAEALGVTPEEIVFAQEANKPPTSIHETVFENDGDPITLIDQIADDSQERWFDKLALNEAIGALTERERLIVYLRYYRDQTQSEVASRLGISQVQVSRLEKKILANIREQIAQ; encoded by the coding sequence ATGGATGCCGAAGCAAAAAAAGCTCCGCCGACCTATTTGGACGATGCGGAGGTCAAACGTCTCATCGCGCTCAGTCAGGCCGGAGACCATACGGCCCGCGACACGCTGGTCAACTGCAATATCCGCCTCGTCTGGTCGGTGGTCCAGCGGTTTATGAACCGCGGATATGAACCGGATGATCTGTTCCAGATCGGCTGTATCGGACTGCTGAAGTCCGTTGATAAGTTCGACCTCAGCTATGAGGTCAAGTTCTCCACCTATGCGGTGCCGATGATTATCGGCGAGATCCAGCGGTTCCTCCGCGATGACGGCACGCTCAAGGTCAGCCGCTCGCTGAAGGAGATGGCCAACAAGGTGCGCAAGATGAAGGACGAGATGTCGAAGACGCTTGACCGCCTGCCGACCATCGGTGAGGTGGCGGAGGCGCTGGGCGTCACGCCTGAAGAAATCGTCTTCGCCCAGGAGGCCAACAAGCCGCCGACCTCGATTCACGAGACCGTCTTCGAGAACGACGGCGACCCGATCACCCTGATCGACCAGATCGCTGACGACTCGCAGGAGCGCTGGTTCGACAAGCTGGCGCTGAACGAGGCCATTGGCGCATTGACCGAACGCGAGCGGCTGATTGTGTACCTGCGGTACTACCGCGATCAGACCCAGTCGGAGGTCGCCAGCCGCCTCGGCATCTCGCAGGTGCAGGTGTCGAGGCTGGAGAAGAAGATTCTCGCGAATATCCGCGAGCAGATTGCGCAGTAG